A stretch of the Terriglobales bacterium genome encodes the following:
- the panB gene encoding 3-methyl-2-oxobutanoate hydroxymethyltransferase — protein MSVVPIGDSRQKITTLSLTEKKNRREPITALTAYDYATARLVDDAGIDVILVGDSLAQVMLGYDNTLAVSMEEMLHHTRATRRGVKRALLVADMPFASYHLGAEEALRNASRFVKEAGAEAVKVEGGEKRVDIIRRIIDAEIPVMGHIGLTPQSVHAMGGYRVQGKTLGAIEQLMRDAVALERAGVFSMVLEGIPREVAAMITAEVGTPTIGIGAGPECDGQILVIHDMLGLNFGAPAKFVRQYADVGAAIRGAVEQYRDDVIAGGYPNDQESYHLPKDTHAALETILERKRGMRSGD, from the coding sequence GTGAGCGTCGTACCCATCGGCGATTCCCGCCAGAAGATCACTACCCTTTCATTAACTGAAAAGAAGAACCGGCGCGAGCCCATTACCGCGCTTACCGCATACGACTACGCCACGGCGAGGCTGGTGGATGATGCCGGCATTGACGTCATCCTGGTCGGCGATTCGCTGGCGCAGGTGATGCTTGGCTACGACAACACGCTGGCGGTCAGCATGGAGGAGATGCTGCACCACACGCGGGCGACGCGTCGCGGCGTCAAGCGCGCGCTGCTGGTTGCCGACATGCCGTTCGCTTCCTATCACCTGGGCGCCGAAGAAGCGCTGCGCAACGCCTCGCGATTCGTGAAAGAGGCAGGCGCGGAGGCGGTGAAGGTGGAAGGCGGCGAGAAGCGCGTGGACATCATCCGGCGAATTATCGACGCCGAGATTCCGGTGATGGGTCACATCGGGCTGACGCCGCAATCTGTGCACGCCATGGGCGGCTACAGGGTCCAGGGCAAGACGTTGGGCGCGATCGAGCAATTGATGCGCGACGCGGTGGCACTGGAGCGCGCGGGCGTGTTCTCGATGGTGCTGGAAGGCATTCCGCGCGAAGTGGCAGCCATGATCACCGCGGAGGTGGGAACGCCGACCATCGGCATCGGGGCCGGACCGGAGTGCGACGGGCAGATTTTGGTCATCCACGACATGCTGGGACTGAACTTCGGCGCGCCGGCGAAATTCGTGCGGCAGTACGCAGATGTCGGGGCCGCGATACGCGGCGCGGTGGAGCAATACCGCGACGACGTGATTGCCGGCGGATATCCCAATGACCAGGAGTCGTATCACCTGCCGAAAGACACGCACGCGGCGCTGGAGACGATCCTGGAGCGCAAGCGCGGGATGAGAAGCGGAGATTAG